A stretch of Blautia liquoris DNA encodes these proteins:
- a CDS encoding glutathione peroxidase has translation MSVYDYEYTSIEKKPIKMSEYEGKVLLIVNTASKCGFTPQYKGLEELYQKYKDQGFEVIGFPCNQFMEQEPGDEKDISEFCSVRYGVTFPLSGKVEVREENAIPLYQYLTSQKGFKGLGKGLKAKGMELMLKGRYKDGYTDNQIKWNFTKFLIDRKGNVIERFEPTVEPKDIAANIEKLL, from the coding sequence ATGTCTGTTTATGATTATGAATATACTTCGATTGAGAAGAAACCGATAAAGATGTCTGAGTATGAGGGAAAGGTTCTGCTGATTGTCAACACGGCAAGCAAATGTGGATTTACCCCGCAATATAAAGGTCTGGAAGAATTATATCAAAAATATAAAGATCAGGGTTTCGAGGTGATTGGATTTCCGTGCAATCAGTTTATGGAACAGGAGCCAGGAGATGAAAAAGATATCTCGGAATTCTGCTCCGTGCGCTATGGCGTGACATTCCCTCTGTCAGGTAAAGTGGAGGTACGTGAGGAGAATGCCATTCCCCTGTATCAATACCTGACTTCACAAAAAGGATTTAAAGGACTTGGCAAAGGTTTAAAGGCAAAGGGTATGGAACTCATGCTCAAAGGAAGATATAAAGATGGCTATACGGATAACCAGATTAAGTGGAACTTCACGAAATTTCTCATCGACCGCAAGGGAAATGTGATTGAACGCTTTGAGCCGACCGTAGAGCCAAAAGATATCGCCGCTAATATAGAAAAACTATTGTAA
- a CDS encoding flavodoxin family protein: MNKVVYVSRSGNTKKVAGAVAKGASAKAVSVEEANLSKPVNILFVGGSIYAGKIDGKLRDFLSALRKDQVKIVAVFGTAASKKSALPEVKAILEPKGILVSDDAFQCKGKFMMVGSGHPNVEDLKQAEAFAKRICEDNSHE; the protein is encoded by the coding sequence ATGAACAAAGTTGTATATGTTTCAAGAAGTGGAAATACGAAGAAGGTTGCCGGAGCCGTTGCAAAAGGGGCATCTGCGAAGGCGGTTTCTGTGGAAGAGGCAAATCTTTCAAAACCGGTCAATATTCTTTTTGTCGGAGGATCTATCTATGCGGGAAAGATTGACGGTAAACTGCGCGATTTCCTCTCTGCTCTGAGAAAAGATCAGGTGAAGATCGTTGCTGTATTCGGCACAGCTGCAAGTAAAAAATCAGCGCTGCCTGAGGTAAAAGCAATTCTTGAGCCAAAGGGAATTTTGGTCAGCGATGATGCTTTTCAGTGTAAAGGTAAATTCATGATGGTAGGCAGCGGCCATCCGAATGTAGAGGATCTGAAACAGGCAGAGGCTTTTGCAAAGCGAATCTGTGAGGATAATTCCCATGAATGA
- a CDS encoding MarR family winged helix-turn-helix transcriptional regulator encodes MNEQILKLENQLCFPLYAAAKEVVNRYKPYLDEIDLTYTQYIAMMVLWEHQSIGVKEMGRYLYLDSGTLTPLLKRLEKKGYVRRERSEKDERAVIITITDKGEKLKKKAAEVPLKMKGCIPLSIEEAGILYKLLYKVLDQEV; translated from the coding sequence ATGAATGAGCAGATTTTAAAGCTCGAAAACCAGCTGTGTTTTCCTCTTTATGCTGCGGCAAAGGAGGTTGTTAATCGCTATAAGCCTTATCTCGATGAGATTGATCTGACATATACTCAGTATATCGCCATGATGGTTCTCTGGGAACATCAGAGTATTGGTGTAAAGGAGATGGGCAGATACCTCTATCTTGATTCCGGCACGCTGACGCCGCTTTTAAAGCGTCTCGAGAAAAAGGGATATGTCAGACGCGAGCGCTCCGAAAAAGATGAACGTGCAGTGATTATAACGATCACGGATAAAGGGGAAAAATTAAAGAAAAAGGCAGCGGAAGTGCCCCTCAAGATGAAAGGATGTATTCCGCTGTCTATAGAAGAAGCCGGTATCCTGTATAAACTTCTGTATAAGGTGTTGGATCAGGAAGTGTAG
- a CDS encoding LysR family transcriptional regulator, whose protein sequence is MIDTKLYTLLAVVEYESYTKAAEHLSLTQPAVTQHIKQLEQELHVKLFNRSGNRIKPTSSGNYVIRYARRNIALYERMKQELADDERQIRHLRVGITHTAESNAVVEVLGKYSAQNPGTNIKIFTSSINNLYDMLKSFELDLAVAEGNIPDSSINSLLLDTDSLVLVVSNNNPLAKKRMVTLNELKKQPLILRSSSSDTRNLFTANLESRNISLDDFNVILEVDNIATIKDLIRRGIGVSILARSVCLDELKKGKITVLPIENLSMIREINILYHNDFRHMDILQNIMKEYNKTVKHYTS, encoded by the coding sequence ATGATTGATACAAAATTGTACACGTTACTTGCTGTCGTCGAATACGAAAGTTATACGAAAGCTGCAGAACATCTGTCACTGACACAGCCAGCTGTAACCCAGCATATCAAGCAGTTAGAGCAGGAGCTGCATGTGAAGCTGTTCAATCGCTCCGGAAACAGGATAAAGCCAACGAGTTCGGGAAATTATGTGATTAGATATGCACGAAGAAATATTGCATTATATGAAAGAATGAAGCAAGAACTTGCTGATGATGAAAGGCAGATAAGACATCTGCGAGTGGGGATTACTCACACCGCAGAGAGCAATGCTGTAGTCGAGGTTCTGGGAAAATACAGTGCGCAAAATCCCGGAACAAATATAAAAATATTTACTAGCTCCATAAATAATCTTTATGACATGTTAAAAAGCTTTGAACTGGATCTGGCTGTTGCAGAGGGAAATATCCCAGACAGCAGTATCAATTCTCTGCTGCTTGATACAGACTCACTGGTCTTGGTTGTCTCTAATAACAATCCTCTTGCCAAAAAGAGAATGGTAACATTGAATGAACTGAAAAAGCAGCCATTAATTCTTCGAAGTTCATCCTCTGATACCAGAAATCTGTTCACAGCAAATCTGGAAAGCCGTAATATCTCACTCGATGATTTTAACGTCATTCTGGAAGTAGACAACATCGCAACCATTAAAGACCTGATCCGCCGCGGTATCGGGGTCTCCATTCTTGCGCGCAGTGTCTGTCTGGATGAACTAAAAAAAGGAAAAATCACGGTTTTGCCGATTGAAAATCTAAGCATGATCCGGGAAATCAATATTCTCTACCACAACGACTTCAGGCATATGGATATTCTGCAGAATATCATGAAAGAATATAACAAAACCGTGAAACACTACACTTCCTGA
- a CDS encoding chromate transporter, whose amino-acid sequence MKKLLSIFEVFFKIGLFTFGGGLEMLPLFKRELVEKHHWITEDELMDMISISQSVPGSLTINSAAFLGRTMEGIKGAVFAILGAALAPMLCIALVVVIEPLIDGNIYVDHFFTGVRAAVVGLILSALLDLRSHVLQSKADLVIMAGSFGAMQVFDINFVYIIACGVLCSLFLYFLANKNKVGTAIILGSNLVISAINYKTAYVFWGIFALSYICYRYDRFQIRKKIENKNIEQEEKNPHVALKGEEANANT is encoded by the coding sequence TTGAAGAAATTATTATCGATCTTTGAAGTCTTTTTTAAAATTGGATTGTTTACTTTCGGAGGAGGCCTTGAGATGCTTCCTCTGTTTAAGCGAGAGTTAGTCGAAAAGCATCACTGGATCACAGAGGATGAACTGATGGATATGATATCAATCTCTCAGTCCGTACCGGGGAGCCTGACAATCAACAGTGCGGCTTTCCTTGGAAGAACCATGGAAGGTATCAAGGGTGCAGTCTTTGCAATCCTGGGCGCAGCACTGGCTCCGATGCTCTGTATTGCCCTGGTTGTAGTAATTGAGCCTTTGATTGATGGCAATATCTATGTGGACCACTTTTTTACAGGAGTTCGTGCCGCAGTGGTAGGCCTGATCTTAAGTGCACTGCTGGATCTTCGATCACATGTACTTCAGTCTAAGGCCGATCTGGTGATTATGGCAGGATCATTTGGAGCGATGCAGGTGTTTGACATTAACTTTGTTTATATCATTGCCTGTGGAGTCTTATGTTCTCTGTTCTTGTATTTTCTGGCAAATAAAAACAAAGTCGGGACTGCTATTATATTAGGAAGTAATCTTGTGATATCAGCAATAAACTATAAGACTGCCTATGTCTTCTGGGGAATTTTTGCCCTATCCTACATCTGTTATCGATATGACAGATTTCAGATTCGAAAGAAAATCGAAAATAAGAATATCGAACAAGAAGAAAAAAATCCACATGTGGCACTGAAAGGGGAAGAGGCAAATGCTAATACTTGA
- a CDS encoding chromate transporter, which translates to MLILELFLRFFKLGFMSFGGGYAIVPLLYEEVSGIWDVTKTQFANLIGLFELTPGSVTVNAAGYVGYQIGKIPGAVLSTIGVILPSFILMLIISSLLKRFSENELTNEVIRGVRPAAMGIMCSSLIFFIGTSIMEAGNMPKSISDPLVISIPSLSIAALSFYAVHKKNINPIWVTLGAGALGVLLVK; encoded by the coding sequence ATGCTAATACTTGAATTATTTTTAAGATTTTTTAAATTGGGTTTTATGAGCTTTGGCGGGGGATATGCGATTGTCCCTCTGTTATATGAAGAGGTGTCGGGTATATGGGATGTAACGAAGACACAGTTTGCCAATCTGATTGGCCTGTTCGAACTGACGCCCGGTTCTGTGACAGTGAATGCTGCAGGTTATGTGGGGTATCAGATTGGAAAAATACCGGGAGCTGTGCTGTCGACCATTGGCGTTATACTGCCGTCCTTTATCTTGATGCTGATTATAAGCAGCCTCCTGAAGAGATTTTCTGAAAATGAACTGACAAACGAAGTGATCCGGGGAGTCAGACCTGCAGCGATGGGAATTATGTGTTCTTCGCTCATCTTTTTTATCGGGACTTCGATTATGGAGGCCGGCAATATGCCAAAATCGATATCAGATCCTCTGGTTATCAGTATTCCTTCGCTTTCTATTGCAGCACTTAGTTTTTATGCTGTGCATAAAAAGAATATAAACCCTATTTGGGTTACACTGGGCGCAGGAGCTCTGGGCGTTTTACTTGTAAAATGA
- the rpsL gene encoding 30S ribosomal protein S12: protein MPTFNQLVRKGRQTTSKKSDAPALQKNFNSLQKKTSDLSSPQKRGVCTAVKTATPKKPNSALRKIARVRLSNGIEVTSYIPGEGHNLQEHSVVLIRGGRVKDLPGTRYHIIRGTLDTAGVANRKQARSKYGAKRPKK, encoded by the coding sequence ATGCCAACATTCAATCAGTTAGTAAGAAAAGGACGTCAGACCACATCTAAAAAATCTGATGCTCCGGCTCTGCAGAAAAACTTTAACTCTCTGCAAAAGAAAACATCCGATCTGTCTTCACCACAAAAACGTGGCGTCTGCACAGCAGTAAAGACAGCGACACCTAAGAAGCCGAATTCAGCACTCAGAAAGATCGCCAGAGTTCGTCTCTCTAATGGTATCGAAGTTACAAGCTATATTCCGGGTGAAGGACATAATCTTCAGGAACATAGTGTTGTTCTGATTCGTGGAGGAAGAGTTAAGGACCTGCCAGGTACAAGATACCACATTATCCGTGGAACATTGGATACTGCAGGTGTAGCTAACAGGAAACAGGCCCGTTCCAAATACGGTGCTAAAAGACCAAAAAAATAA
- the rpsG gene encoding 30S ribosomal protein S7, whose protein sequence is MPRKGHTQKRDVLADPLYNNKVVTKLINNIMLDGKKGVAQKIVYGAFAKVEEKAGKPAIEVFEEAMNNIMPVLEVKARRIGGATYQVPIEVRPDRRQALALRWLTTYSRKRGEKTMEDRLANELLDAMNNTGASVKKKEDMHKMAEANKAFAHYRF, encoded by the coding sequence GTGCCACGTAAAGGACATACTCAAAAGAGAGATGTTTTAGCAGATCCGTTATATAATAATAAAGTGGTAACCAAACTTATCAATAACATCATGTTAGATGGTAAGAAGGGTGTTGCACAGAAGATTGTATACGGTGCATTTGCTAAAGTTGAAGAAAAGGCTGGAAAACCAGCTATTGAAGTTTTTGAAGAAGCTATGAACAATATCATGCCGGTTCTTGAAGTAAAAGCAAGGCGAATCGGTGGAGCTACGTATCAGGTTCCGATCGAGGTAAGACCGGACAGACGCCAGGCATTAGCACTTCGCTGGCTTACGACTTATTCTCGTAAGAGAGGCGAAAAGACTATGGAAGACAGGCTGGCCAATGAGCTTCTGGATGCAATGAATAACACAGGAGCATCCGTTAAGAAAAAAGAAGACATGCATAAGATGGCAGAGGCAAATAAGGCTTTTGCTCATTACAGATTCTAA
- the fusA gene encoding elongation factor G, with protein sequence MLARDYPLERVRNIGIMAHIDAGKTTLTERILYYTGVNYKIGDTHEGTATMDWMEQEQERGITITSAATTCHWTHEKDGEPEPGALEHRINIIDTPGHVDFTVEVERSLRVLDGAVGVFSAKGGVEPQSENVWRQADTYNVPRMAFINKMDVMGADFYGSVDQIRTRLGKNAIMLQLPIGKEDSFTGIIDLMEMRAYIYNDERGDDITIEEIPDDMKEDAELYRAEMIEKICELDDDLTLRYLEDEIPSEDEMKAVLRKATCEGTAVPVCCGSAYKNKGVQKLLDAVIDYMPSPIDIPPIDGTDMEGNEVVRHSSDEEPFSALAFKIMTDPFVGRLAYFRVYSGTMKAGSYVYNSTKDKKERVGRILQMHANKRQEREIVYSGEIAAAIGLKVTSTGDTLCDEQHPVILESMEFPDPVIELAIEPKTKAGQTKLGEALAKLAEEDPTFRAHTNEDTGQTIIAGMGELHLEVIVDRLLREFHVEANVGAPQVAYRETITKPADVDSKYIKQSGGRGQYGHCKVKFEPMDPNGEESYNFQNSVVGGAIPKEYIPAVDQGIQEAMKAGILGGFPVVGVAANVYDGSYHEVDSSEMAFHIAGSMAFKDAMHKGSPVLLEPIMKVEVSTPEDYMGDVIGDINSRRGRIEGMDDIGGGKMIRGFVPLGEMFGYATDLRSRTQGRGNYSMFFDRYEQVPKSVQEKVLSAVSK encoded by the coding sequence ATTTTGGCTAGGGATTATCCATTAGAGAGAGTCAGAAATATCGGTATTATGGCACATATTGATGCAGGTAAGACAACTCTTACCGAGCGTATTCTGTACTATACCGGTGTTAACTATAAGATTGGTGATACCCATGAGGGAACTGCTACCATGGATTGGATGGAGCAGGAACAGGAAAGAGGTATCACAATTACTTCAGCCGCCACCACCTGTCATTGGACGCACGAAAAGGACGGTGAGCCGGAGCCAGGTGCTTTGGAACATCGCATCAACATTATTGATACGCCAGGACATGTTGACTTTACTGTAGAAGTAGAGAGATCCTTACGTGTGCTTGACGGAGCAGTCGGTGTATTTAGTGCAAAAGGCGGTGTCGAGCCACAGTCTGAGAATGTATGGCGTCAGGCGGACACTTACAATGTCCCACGTATGGCATTTATCAACAAGATGGATGTTATGGGCGCTGATTTCTACGGTTCCGTAGATCAGATCAGGACTCGTTTAGGAAAAAATGCAATTATGCTTCAGCTGCCAATCGGAAAAGAAGATTCCTTTACTGGAATCATCGATTTGATGGAAATGAGAGCTTACATCTATAACGATGAAAGAGGCGACGACATCACGATTGAGGAGATTCCGGATGACATGAAGGAAGATGCAGAACTTTATCGTGCAGAGATGATTGAGAAGATTTGCGAACTGGATGATGATCTTACGCTTCGTTATCTGGAAGATGAGATTCCATCTGAAGATGAGATGAAAGCAGTTCTGAGAAAAGCCACCTGTGAAGGTACAGCTGTTCCAGTATGCTGCGGTTCCGCTTATAAGAATAAAGGTGTTCAGAAACTTTTGGATGCTGTTATTGATTATATGCCTTCACCAATTGATATTCCGCCAATTGACGGAACAGATATGGAAGGAAACGAAGTAGTCAGACATTCATCTGACGAAGAGCCGTTTTCAGCTCTTGCGTTCAAGATTATGACTGATCCATTTGTAGGAAGACTGGCCTACTTCAGAGTATATTCTGGTACCATGAAGGCCGGCTCTTACGTATACAATTCTACAAAAGACAAGAAAGAACGTGTCGGACGTATCCTTCAGATGCATGCGAACAAGAGACAGGAGCGAGAGATCGTATATTCAGGAGAGATTGCTGCGGCAATCGGGCTGAAAGTTACATCTACAGGTGATACACTCTGTGACGAGCAGCATCCGGTAATTCTTGAATCCATGGAATTCCCGGATCCGGTTATTGAGTTGGCTATTGAACCTAAGACAAAGGCCGGGCAGACAAAACTTGGCGAGGCTCTTGCAAAACTTGCAGAAGAAGATCCAACCTTCCGTGCCCATACGAATGAGGATACAGGACAGACTATTATTGCCGGAATGGGTGAACTTCATCTTGAGGTTATCGTGGATCGTCTGCTCCGCGAATTCCATGTAGAGGCTAATGTCGGTGCTCCGCAGGTTGCATATAGAGAGACCATCACGAAACCGGCTGATGTTGACAGCAAGTATATCAAGCAGTCCGGAGGACGTGGACAATACGGACACTGTAAAGTTAAGTTTGAGCCCATGGATCCGAATGGGGAAGAAAGCTACAACTTCCAGAATTCTGTTGTCGGCGGAGCTATTCCGAAAGAATATATCCCGGCAGTTGATCAGGGTATTCAGGAAGCTATGAAAGCCGGTATCCTCGGAGGATTCCCGGTAGTAGGTGTTGCGGCTAACGTATATGACGGATCCTATCATGAGGTCGATTCTTCAGAGATGGCTTTCCATATCGCGGGCTCTATGGCATTCAAAGATGCTATGCACAAAGGTTCCCCGGTACTTTTGGAGCCGATCATGAAAGTGGAAGTTTCCACTCCGGAAGACTACATGGGAGATGTTATCGGTGATATTAACTCCCGTCGTGGACGTATCGAAGGAATGGATGACATCGGCGGAGGAAAGATGATCCGAGGATTTGTACCTCTTGGAGAAATGTTCGGATATGCAACTGATCTGCGTTCCAGAACACAGGGTCGTGGTAACTACTCTATGTTCTTCGACAGATATGAGCAGGTTCCGAAGTCGGTACAGGAAAAAGTTCTGTCTGCTGTAAGCAAATAG
- the tuf gene encoding elongation factor Tu, producing MAKAKFERTKPHCNIGTIGHVDHGKTTLTAAITKVLSVRVPGNDSVDFDHIDKAPEEKERGITISTSHVEYETEHRHYAHVDCPGHADYVKNMITGAAQMDGAILVVAATDGVMAQTKEHILLSRQVGVPYIVVFMNKCDMVDDEELLELVDMEIRELLSEYDFPGDDTPIIQGSALKAIEEPEGPWGDKIMELMDAVDSWIPDPQRATDQPFLMPVEDIFTITGRGTVATGRVERGTLHLNEEVEIIGIKEETRKTVVTGIEMFRKLLDEAQAGDNIGALLRGVQRTDIERGQVLAKPGTVTCHTKFTAQVYVLTKDEGGRHTPFFNNYRPQFYFRTTDVTGVINLPEGTEMCMPGDNVEMTIELIHPIAMEQGLTFAIREGGRTVGSGRVATVIE from the coding sequence ATGGCTAAGGCTAAATTTGAAAGAACAAAACCCCATTGCAACATTGGTACCATTGGACATGTTGACCATGGTAAAACAACTCTGACAGCTGCTATCACGAAAGTTTTGTCTGTAAGAGTACCTGGTAATGATTCTGTTGATTTTGATCATATCGATAAAGCTCCGGAAGAAAAAGAACGTGGTATCACAATTTCTACTTCTCACGTTGAGTATGAGACAGAGCACAGACATTATGCTCATGTTGACTGCCCAGGGCATGCCGATTATGTAAAGAACATGATCACAGGTGCTGCTCAGATGGATGGAGCTATCCTTGTTGTAGCTGCTACAGATGGTGTAATGGCTCAGACAAAGGAGCATATTCTTCTTTCCCGTCAGGTAGGCGTACCTTATATCGTAGTATTCATGAATAAATGCGATATGGTTGACGACGAAGAATTACTGGAACTGGTAGACATGGAAATCCGTGAACTGTTAAGCGAGTATGACTTCCCTGGCGATGATACACCGATTATTCAGGGATCCGCTCTGAAGGCAATTGAAGAGCCGGAAGGACCTTGGGGAGACAAGATTATGGAACTTATGGATGCTGTTGACAGCTGGATTCCGGATCCACAGCGTGCAACAGATCAGCCATTCCTGATGCCTGTAGAGGATATCTTCACAATCACAGGACGTGGTACAGTTGCCACAGGACGTGTTGAGCGTGGTACACTTCATCTGAACGAAGAAGTTGAAATCATCGGAATCAAAGAAGAGACACGTAAGACAGTTGTAACAGGTATTGAGATGTTCCGTAAACTTCTGGACGAGGCTCAGGCTGGTGATAATATCGGTGCACTGCTTCGCGGGGTTCAGAGAACAGACATCGAAAGAGGACAGGTACTTGCAAAACCAGGTACGGTAACCTGCCATACAAAGTTTACCGCTCAGGTTTACGTTCTTACAAAAGATGAAGGTGGACGTCATACTCCTTTCTTCAACAACTATCGCCCTCAGTTCTACTTCAGAACAACGGACGTAACAGGTGTTATCAATCTTCCGGAAGGAACAGAGATGTGTATGCCTGGTGATAACGTAGAGATGACAATTGAACTGATTCATCCAATAGCTATGGAGCAGGGTCTTACATTCGCTATCCGTGAAGGTGGACGTACAGTTGGATCAGGACGAGTTGCTACAGTTATTGAGTAA
- a CDS encoding M24 family metallopeptidase — protein sequence MRDNVNGLISQKNIDALLITDPYNMRYISGFRGGEGVLYISQNQHVLITDSRYTEAAQKESDFTVTEENKEHSRTELLNRCISQDHARTLGYEDCSMLCSDFNKFENELHVEAWTPMGQSVNKLRQVKTPEELDYLRKAESIGDAAFSAMLGYIKEGQTELEVAARLEYEMKMNGAEGLSFDSIVASGIHSSMPHAVPSEKKLEYGDFLTMDFGCIYKGYCSDMTRTIVIGKANDKQKEIYDIVLCAHKESMAAVKPGMKGCEVDKIARDIITEAGYGDCFGHGLGHSVGLFIHEEPRFSMTDQTVMKANMIETIEPGIYIPGFGGVRIEDMILITEDGYEDLAHSPKELIEL from the coding sequence ATGAGAGATAATGTTAACGGCCTGATAAGCCAGAAAAATATCGATGCACTGTTAATCACCGATCCTTATAATATGCGCTATATCAGCGGTTTTAGAGGCGGCGAAGGTGTTTTATACATTTCCCAAAACCAGCATGTGCTGATCACGGATTCCCGATATACAGAAGCAGCCCAAAAAGAAAGTGATTTCACAGTAACTGAGGAGAACAAAGAACATTCCAGGACCGAACTTCTGAACAGATGCATCAGCCAGGATCATGCCAGGACTCTTGGATATGAAGATTGCTCCATGTTGTGCAGTGATTTTAATAAGTTCGAGAATGAGCTCCATGTTGAAGCTTGGACCCCCATGGGACAATCCGTGAATAAACTTCGTCAGGTTAAGACTCCGGAAGAACTCGATTACCTCAGAAAAGCTGAGAGTATTGGAGATGCTGCATTTTCAGCCATGTTAGGTTATATCAAAGAGGGACAGACAGAGCTTGAAGTAGCTGCCCGTCTTGAATACGAGATGAAGATGAACGGTGCAGAAGGGTTATCTTTTGATTCTATTGTTGCATCCGGTATTCACTCCTCTATGCCTCATGCTGTTCCAAGTGAAAAGAAACTGGAATATGGCGATTTTCTCACTATGGATTTTGGCTGCATCTACAAGGGCTATTGTTCCGATATGACAAGAACCATAGTAATTGGCAAGGCAAATGATAAGCAAAAGGAGATCTATGATATCGTTCTTTGTGCACATAAAGAATCCATGGCTGCAGTAAAACCAGGCATGAAGGGCTGTGAGGTGGACAAAATTGCCAGGGATATCATCACGGAAGCCGGATATGGAGACTGCTTCGGGCACGGACTTGGTCACAGTGTCGGCCTGTTCATCCATGAAGAACCGCGTTTCTCCATGACTGACCAGACAGTCATGAAAGCAAACATGATTGAGACCATCGAGCCTGGCATCTATATACCTGGTTTCGGCGGCGTCCGGATCGAGGACATGATTCTGATCACAGAAGACGGATACGAAGATCTCGCCCATTCACCAAAAGAGCTGATCGAACTATAA
- the trxA gene encoding thioredoxin produces the protein MAVTQLKKDKFDEAIQEKGKLVVIDFFATWCGPCKVLSPVVDQASEEFTDVAFYKVDIDEEMELAQRYQVMSVPTVLFIKEGEVVNKSVGSIPIERLRDLINEAK, from the coding sequence ATGGCAGTAACACAATTAAAAAAAGACAAATTTGATGAAGCGATTCAAGAAAAAGGAAAACTTGTGGTGATTGATTTTTTTGCAACCTGGTGTGGACCTTGTAAGGTTTTAAGTCCAGTTGTTGATCAGGCGTCTGAAGAATTTACCGATGTGGCTTTTTATAAAGTGGATATTGACGAAGAGATGGAACTCGCTCAGAGATATCAGGTGATGAGCGTACCAACAGTCCTTTTTATAAAAGAGGGCGAGGTTGTAAATAAGAGTGTTGGATCGATTCCAATTGAACGCCTGAGGGACCTCATCAATGAGGCGAAATAA
- a CDS encoding zinc-dependent alcohol dehydrogenase family protein gives MKAAVYQGKQDLTVKEVPLRDLKEDEVLIQVKYCGVCGTDIHIFNGDGGAFEVTPPLIPGHEFSGVVTKVGKNVTSVKVGDRVSGDPNDTCGECYYCKNGKAHFCTDMIGVGTTVNGAFAEYVITHEKQVYSFSEDLSFMEAAMAEPVSCCLNGIDLCNIKVGSTVLVIGGGPIGMIMLQLAKHAGAAKLILSEPVEEKRTQALKLGATKVINPLEEDVQTVLRNYCENVDVVIECVGNIHTQEDALNFAGNTATVMFFGLASPDDSFPLRPDLVFKKELKITSSFINPYTFKRAVAVLDSHMIDVKNLITNIVPLDDIADVFTKPEYRRTGKVMIKVS, from the coding sequence ATGAAAGCGGCAGTTTACCAGGGAAAACAAGATTTAACTGTAAAAGAGGTTCCTCTTCGCGATCTAAAGGAGGATGAAGTATTAATTCAGGTAAAGTACTGTGGGGTATGTGGCACCGATATCCATATTTTTAACGGTGACGGAGGTGCTTTTGAGGTCACTCCCCCACTGATACCGGGACATGAGTTTTCTGGTGTGGTCACAAAAGTCGGGAAGAATGTCACTTCCGTCAAGGTCGGCGACCGGGTAAGCGGGGACCCCAATGACACATGCGGAGAATGCTATTATTGCAAGAATGGGAAGGCCCATTTCTGTACAGATATGATCGGAGTCGGGACGACCGTGAACGGCGCGTTTGCGGAATATGTCATCACACACGAAAAGCAAGTTTATTCGTTCTCAGAAGACTTGAGTTTTATGGAAGCGGCTATGGCTGAACCGGTCTCTTGCTGCTTGAACGGAATTGATTTGTGCAATATCAAAGTGGGTTCAACTGTGTTGGTCATCGGAGGCGGACCGATTGGTATGATTATGCTGCAGCTTGCAAAACATGCAGGGGCGGCTAAGCTGATTTTATCAGAACCTGTAGAGGAGAAGCGAACCCAGGCATTGAAATTGGGCGCCACCAAGGTCATCAATCCACTGGAAGAGGATGTGCAAACCGTTCTAAGAAATTATTGTGAAAACGTAGATGTTGTCATCGAGTGTGTCGGCAATATACATACGCAGGAAGATGCCCTAAACTTTGCGGGCAATACAGCTACTGTCATGTTCTTTGGTCTGGCATCTCCAGATGATAGTTTTCCACTCCGGCCGGATCTTGTCTTTAAAAAAGAACTGAAGATCACATCATCTTTCATCAACCCATACACATTTAAGCGGGCTGTCGCGGTGTTGGATTCACACATGATAGATGTAAAAAATCTGATCACAAACATCGTACCGCTTGACGATATCGCAGATGTCTTCACAAAGCCGGAATACCGCAGAACCGGGAAGGTTATGATCAAAGTGTCATAA